From Juglans regia cultivar Chandler chromosome 8, Walnut 2.0, whole genome shotgun sequence, the proteins below share one genomic window:
- the LOC109014223 gene encoding probable cinnamyl alcohol dehydrogenase 6, with product MAQTTPNHTQKVSGWAAHDSSGKITPYIFTRRENGINDVTIRVLYCGICHTDLHQARNDWGITMYPIVPGHEITGVITKVGSNVKRFKEGDRVGVGCLAASCLVCEFCINSQENYCDQMQFSYNGIFWDGSITYGGYSKMLVADHRYVVHIPGNLPMDAAAPLLCAGITIFSPMKENNMVASPGKKMGIVGLGGLGHVAVKFGKAFGHHVTVISTSPSKEKEAKLRLGADNFILSTSAEQMQEARKTLDFIIDTVSGHHSLGPILELLKVNGTLALVGAPDKPFEMPSFPLLFGKRTVKGSVIGGMADTQEMMDVCGKQNITCDIELITPDRINEAMERLSKNDVRYRFVIDIATDSSNKL from the exons ATGGCTCAAACTACGCCAAACCACACACAAAAAGTGTCCGGCTGGGCAGCTCACGATTCCTCCGGCAAGATCACCCCTTACATCTTCACCCGAAG AGAAAACGGCATAAACGATGTGACCATACGGGTATTGTACTGCGGCATTTGCCACACTGATCTCCACCAAGCTCGGAATGACTGGGGCATCACCATGTATCCTATCGTCCCCGG GCATGAGATTACAGGTGTGATCACCAAGGTGGGAAGCAACGTAAAGAGGTTCAAGGAAGGAGATCGAGTTGGGGTAGGGTGCTTGGCTGCGTCGTGTTTGGTGTGTGAGTTTTGCATCAACTCTCAGGAGAACTACTGCGACCAGATGCAGTTTTCATATAATGGCATCTTCTGGGATGGCAGTATCACTTATGGTGGCTACTCCAAAATGCTAGTGGCAGATCACAG ATATGTGGTGCACATTCCGGGAAATCTGCCCATGGACGCAGCAGCACCGCTTCTATGTGCCGGAATAACCATATTCAGCcccatgaaagaaaataatatggTGGCGTCGCCGGGGAAAAAGATGGGTATAGTCGGTCTGGGAGGCCTTGGACATGTGGCTGTCAAATTTGGCAAAGCATTTGGTCACCATGTCACTGTCATCAGCACCTCTCCATCCAAGGAAAAAGAGGCTAAACTGCGTTTGGGCGCAGATAACTTTATACTGAGCACCAGCGCCGAACAAATGCAG GAAGCTCGGAAGACCCTAGACTTTATTATAGATACAGTATCAGGACACCACTCTCTGGGTCCCATCTTGGAATTGCTCAAAGTGAATGGGACATTGGCACTTGTGGGTGCACCAGATAAACCCTTCGAAATGCCttcttttcctttgctttttg GAAAGAGAACAGTAAAGGGCAGTGTTATAGGAGGAATGGCAGACACACAAGAGATGATGGATGTTTGCGGGAAACAAAACATTACGTGCGACATCGAACTTATCACACCCGACCGAATCAACGAGGCGATGGAACGCCTCTCTAAGAATGATGTTCGCTATCGTTTTGTCATTGACATTGCCACTGACTCATCTAATAAGCTTTAA
- the LOC109013955 gene encoding UPF0496 protein At1g20180 has protein sequence MTQMRKIGWPKLKFPFGRAARSRKERANSLSSKLSVNEEYMEAFRTKSYLEIWSKVQGQLGSTNNISNSSELSSSPSLPLYLHLSEYLLEPSQETLVEMIQGMNLHYLLMNYFEASFEACKVCERLLQNIHQTRANYRKIKLGRSGHDHADHYADKQYCQALLCELAAFAVSKNPLSNISTMQFRDIHDGHMALFRRLTSKYRKIKRGASFHRIWKRACGISLCISHTALLILLLILALHSVVGIVAAPTLLAFSLGSSTKKMKGGCGGFKTRSLLDRLGEQLDVAAKGVYILINDFDTMSRMVKRLNDEVEHRKAVADMCVRNGKCEILKEVVREFHIHESSFLDQLEELEEHIYLCFLTINRSRRLVIQEIMEAHH, from the exons ATGACCCAGATGAGAAAGATTGGTTGGCCCAAGTTGAAATTTCCCTTTGGAAGGGCAG CCCGATCTCGGAAGGAAAGGGCAAATAGCTTGTCAAGCAAGTTAAGCGTGAATGAAGAATACATGGAAGCTTTCAGAACCAAGTCTTACCTAGAAATATGGAGCAAAGTTCAAGGTCAGCTGGGAAGCACAAACAATATTAGTAATAGCAGTGAACTCTCTTCATCgccttctcttcctctctatCTGCATCTTTCTGAATATTTACTCGAACCAAGTCAAGAAACCCTAGTGGAAATGATACAAGGCATGAATCTTCATTACcttttaatgaattattttgaagCCAGCTTTGAAGCGTGTAAAGTCTGTGAAAGACTCCTTCAAAACATCCATCAAACGCGTGCTAATTATAGGAAAATCAAGCTGGGTAGAAGTGGGCATGATCATGCAGATCATTATGCTGATAAGCAATATTGCCAGGCTCTCCTCTGTGAGCTTGCTGCATTTGCAGTGTCAAAAAATCCATTATCGAATATTAGTACAATGCAATTTCGTGATATTCATGATGGCCACATGGCATTGTTCCGTAGACTAACATCAAAATACAGAAAGATCAAAAGGGGAGCAAGTTTTCATAGAATTTGGAAGAGGGCTTGTGGGATTAGTCTTTGTATATCACATACTGCACTTCTGATTCTACTCCTGATATTGGCACTCCATAGCGTGGTTGGAATCGTGGCAGCACCAACGCTACTTGCATTTTCCTTAGGTTCATccacaaagaaaatgaaggggGGTTGTGGAGGTTTTAAGACTAGATCATTGCTTGATAGACTTGGTGAGCAACTTGATGTTGCAGCCAAAGGGGTTTACATATTGATCAATGATTTCGATACGATGAGCCGGATGGTTAAGAGGTTAAACGATGAGGTAGAGCACCGGAAAGCTGTTGCGGATATGTGTGTTAGGAATGGGAAATGTGAAATATTAAAGGAGGTTGTGAGGGAGTTTCATATCCATGAGTCAAGCTTTCTGGACCAGTTAGAAGAGCTTGAAGAACACATCTACTTGTGCTTTCTCACAATAAACAGGTCCAGGAGGCTTGTAATTCAAGAGATAATGGAGGCTCACCATTGA